In Oryza brachyantha chromosome 2, ObraRS2, whole genome shotgun sequence, a single window of DNA contains:
- the LOC102701792 gene encoding LOW QUALITY PROTEIN: probable WRKY transcription factor 9 (The sequence of the model RefSeq protein was modified relative to this genomic sequence to represent the inferred CDS: deleted 1 base in 1 codon) translates to MTWDNRIMEESSLLITPLIRLGHPDIDLDASGELALGFKTVPHFSCTRERQKVHKITKKQARASMSSKKKRAAIDLSLEAERRPEEGDGDGETSDGGAMAAKDVKQGEAVPKEETGGEEKVVEVVVDQGEDGSNEEIKYRSRQGEMMEEDKQPAAANDDDDGESDGAGASAEEKHIVAEAAGNGDDDGGDSRTAMAQDELSEMQEEMERMKEENRMLRRVVDKTVRDYYELQMKLAAYQQQPAADEPKETEVFLSLGATAAASAGSGFQEAKSKEQAPARRPSVGSDDTDDGKEDLGLSLSLGASSYEEDQKLEARHVDVVDGSAAAIGDGKARPGYALLESSKVQGAPAGELAAAGIASQSVNPANRKTRVSVRVRCAGPTMNDGCQWRKYGQKVAKGNPCPRAYYRCTVAPGCPVRKQVQRCLEDMSILVTTYEGTHNHPLPVGATAMASTTSAAATFMLLSSTSSSSSVSDAAGVSTVPSSSYLSPYLLNSASHHSSSPLLMPGTSGSGGGGGMQHLNLFGHSSSSSLLAPQAPGSNKYPWSLNHPPLGGGAGGGLGGGKRPFWSTGADDKPTPALPENVGAVVSDPNKFSAAIAAAINNFMGKDGESSSSKWGVVESLPPHE, encoded by the exons ATGACATGGGATAATAGGATTATGGAGGAGTCTTCCCTCCTCATTACCCCTTTAATACGTCTTGGACACCCAGACATTGACTTGGATGCCTCGGGAGAATTAGCATTAGGATTTAAGACCGTTCCCCATTTTAGCTGTACCAGAGAGAGACAAAAGGTACACAAGATAACCAAGAAACAGGCCAGG GCTAGCATGTCATCCAAGAAGAAGAGGGCGGCGATAGATCTCTCCCTAGAGGCAGAGAGGAGACCTGAAgaaggcgatggcgatggcgaaaCCAGCGATGGTGGCGCCATGGCGGCAAAGGATGTCAAGCAAGGAGAAGCAGTGCCTAAAGAGGaaaccggcggcgaggagaaggTAGTTGAAGTGGTTGTGGACCAAGGAGAAGACGGCTCCAATGAGGAGATCAAATATAGGAGTCGACAAGGAGAGATGATGGAGGAGGACAAGCAACCTGCAGCAGcaaacgacgacgacgatggcgagaGCGACGGAGCCGGAGCTAGCGCCGAAGAGAAGCACATCGTAGCAGAGGCcgccggcaacggcgacgacgacggaggcgATAGCCGTACCGCCATGGCGCAAGACGAG TTGAGCGAGATGCaggaggagatggagaggatgaaggagGAGAACAGGATGCTCCGGCGAGTCGTCGACAAGACGGTGCGCGACTACTACGAGCTGCAGATGAAGCTAGCCGCCTACCAGCAGCAGCCGGCCGCAGATGAGCCTAAG GAGACCGAGGTGTTCCTCTCCCTCggcgccacggccgccgcctctgccgGCAGCGGCTTCCAGGAGGCGAAGAGCAAGGAgcaggcgccggcgcggcggccttCGGTGGGAAGCGACGACACCGACGACGGCAAGGAGGATCTAGGGCTGTCCCTTAGCTTGGGCGCATCGTCGTACGAGGAGGATCAGAAGCTTGAAGCAAGGCacgtcgacgtcgtcgacggatcggcggcggccatcggCGACGGCAAGGCGAGGCCGGGATACGCGCTGCTGGAGAGCAGCAAGGTGCAGGGCGCGCCtgccggcgagctcgccgcggcTGGCATCGCGAGCCAGAGCGTCAACCCGGCCAACCGCAAAACTAGGGTTTCGGTGCGCGTCCGGTGCGCAGGCCCCACC ATGAACGATGGGTGTCAATGGCGGAAGTACGGGCAGAAGGTCGCCAAGGGCAACCCGTGCCCGAGAGCTTACTACCGGTGCACCGTCGCGCCGGGTTGCCCGGTGCGGAAGCAG GTGCAGAGATGCCTCGAGGACATGTCGATCCTGGTGACGACGTACGAGGGCACTCACAACCACCCGCTCCCCGTCGGCGCCACCGCCATGGcgtccaccacctccgccgcggccacaTTCATGCTGCTCtccagcaccagctcctcctcctccgtctccgacgccgccggcgtctcCACCGTGCCCTCGTCGTCCTACCTCAGCCCGTACCTTCTCAACTCCGCCTCGCAccactcctcctcgccgctgcTAATGCCGGGCACctcgggcagcggcggcggcggcggcatgcaACATCTCAACCTGTTCGGGCactcgtcgtcatcgtctcTTCTAGCTCCGCAGGCGCCAGGCTCCAACAAGTACCCGTGGTCTCTGAACCACCCtccgctcggcggcggcgccggaggtggGTTAGGGGGCGGCAAGAGACCGTTCTGGAGCACCGGAGCCGACGACAAGCCGACGCCGGCATTGCCGGAAAATGTCGGCGCCGTGGTGTCAGACCCGAACAAGTTCTCCGCGGCGATCGCGGCggcgatcaacaacttcatggGGAAGGACGGCGAGAGTAGTAGCAGTAAGTGGGGCGTGGTTGAATCACTTCCGCCCCATGAGTAG
- the LOC102701515 gene encoding protein CPR-5-like has translation MKSHRHRWRETERLANFAGKQQLNPTSPAASPAAPESLMDGACACGGSGSGSSEAAGESSSASVSSCGSVSRLQKGVRLRRRGRRRLVVVAPGGDGRGAAGGAQDLALPLGMSFAAVLAQVLSRSNCSGRSLQPDFLSKMCTSAVKESLTNIYGDRFDNFMKLFEKSFGSTLRTLQLINETPVYDEQDKPRCSHQDGTSVAEIKISGADSQRLVHDIQQSESLNSMDDNQIILHADANQQLVQLPCKKASPEFDRHILNAFERSLNEQARSNELKELEIGLNMRKLQLKQSQIALSSYSHMLEKIKISMGFQKASFREEKFRMQMEDIRHAELLKRLIDMLLAAVVFMSICFGYGTYIYSYQRIKAVTAACAAASREPKSWWMPNSVSAFNSGLLFFRCHFIAATRISFGMLMILLIAWLIFQRSAMTGPNMPITFNVMLLGVLCGFVGRFCVDTLGGDGNVWLFFWEVLCFVHLFGNSQPSLLHRMLYGPVTVTDRTKAVGLPYWVRRYTFYAILSIILPCLAGLLPFASLSDWNGHVVEYMMSKFIGINTEV, from the exons ATGAAATCCCACCGCCACCGGTGGAGAGAGACGGAGCGACTCGCAAATTTTGCAGGGAAGCAGCAACTAAACCCTACTAGTCCCGCTgcctcgccggccgctcccGAATCCCTTATGGACGGGGCCTGCGCCTGCGGCGGCTCTGGCTCTGGCTCGTCGGAGGCCGCGGGGGAGTCCTCGTCGGCGTCAGTCTCGTCGTGCGGCTCCGTGTCGCGGCTGCAGAAGGGGGtgcgcctgcggcggcgggggcggcggcggctggtggtgGTTGCCCCGGGAGGAGACGGGAgaggcgcggccggcggcgcgcaggACCTCGCGCTGCCTCTCGGGATGTCCTTCGCGGCGGTTCTTGCCCAG GTTCTCAGTAGGAGCAATTGTTCTGGACGAAGCTTACAACCTGATTTCCTTTCAAAG ATGTGCACGTCCGCAGTGAAGGAGTCCTTAACAAAT ATATATGGTGACAGATTCGACAATTTCATGAAACTCTTTGAGAAATCATTTGGCAGTACATTGAGGACACTTCAGCTAATTAATGAGACACCTGTCTATGATGAGCAAGATAAACCTCGATGTTCTCACCAAGATGGTACTTCTGTTGCTGAAATCAAGATAAGCGGTGCTGATTCGCAAAGGCTGGTACATGATATCCAGCAGAGTGAATCGTTAAATTCAATGGATGATAATCAAATTATTCTCCATGCGGATGCCAATCAGCAGCTGGTTCAACTTCCTTGTAAAAAAGCGAGCCCAGAATTTGATCGGCACATTCTTAATGCATTTGAGAGATCCCTGAATGAGCAGGCTCGTTCAAATGAGCTCAAGGAACTTGAAATAGGACTAAACATGAGGAAATTGCAATTAAAGCAATCTCAGATAGCTCTCAGCTCATACTCACACATGCTAGAGAAGATCAAAATTTCTATGGGATTTCAGAAAGCTTCTTTCAGAGAGGAAAAATTTAGGATGCAAATGGAGGATATAAGACATGCTGAACTCCTCAAGAGGCTTATAGATATGCTCCTTGCGGCAGTGGTATTTATGTCAATCTGTTTTGGTTATGGAACCTATATTTATTCGTATCAGCGTATAAAAGCTGTTACTGCAGCTTGTGCAGCAGCTTCAAGG GAGCCCAAATCTTGGTGGATGCCAAATTCAGTATCAGCTTTCAATTCAGGATTGCTGTTTTTCAGGTGTCATTTCATAGCAGCAACAAGGATCTCATTTGGCATGTTAATGATTCTTTTAATTGCCTGGTTGATATTCCAGCGTTCCGCAATGACTGGACCAAATATGCCAATAACATTCAATGTTATGTTATTGGGAGTTCTCTGCGGTTTTGTTGGAAGGTTTTGTGTCGACACACTAGGTGGGGATGGAAATGTCTGGCTCTTTTTCTGGGAGGTTCTCTGCTTCGTCCATTTATTTGGGAACAGTCAGCCGTCTCTTTTACACCGCATGCTTTATGGTCCTGTTACTGTGACCGACAGAACGAAGGCAGTTGGTTTGCCATATTGGGTGCGCCGATACACATTTTATGCTATCCTGTCGATCATTCTCCCATGCTTGGCTGGTTTGCTGCCTTTTGCTTCCTTGTCAGACTGGAATGGGCATGTGGTAGAATATATGATGTCCAAATTCATTGGAATTAATACTGAGGTTTGA
- the LOC102701238 gene encoding proteasome subunit beta type-6-like: MDATLMGAPSVAAGDSPASGEHRMGTTIVGVCYDGGVVLAADSRTSTGMYVANRASDKITQLTDNVYVCRSGSAADTQVISDYVRYFLHQHTIQLGQPATVKVAANLIRLLAYQNKNMLQAGMIVGGWDKYEGGQIFSVPLGGTILRQPFAIGGSGSSYLYGLLDHEWKEGMSQEEAEKFVVKVVSLAMARDGASGGVVRTVTINADGVSRKFHPGDKLPLWHEELEPQNSLLDILAAGNPDPMVQ, translated from the exons ATGGATGCCACTCTCATGGGCGCCCCCTCTGTCGCGGCGGGGGACTCTCCCGCCTCCGGGGAGCACCGGATGGGGACGACCATCGTCGGCGTCTGCTACGACGGtggcgtcgtcctcgccgcggaCTCCAGGACCAGCACCG GAATGTATGTGGCGAACCGTGCGTCGGACAAGATTACTCAGCTGACAGACAACGTGTACGTCTGCCGCTCTGGTTCT GCTGCTGATACACAAGTCATTTCCGATTATGTACGTTATTTTCTCCACCAACACAC AATTCAGCTTGGGCAACCAGCTACTGTGAAAGTTGCAGCCAACTTAATTAGGTTGTTGGCTTATCAGAACAAG AATATGTTGCAAGCTGGCATGATTGTTGGTGGATGGGATAAATACGAGGGAGGCCAAATTTTCTCAGTTCCCCTTGGTGGAACAATTTTGAGGCAACCATTTGCAATTGGAG GTTCAGGTTCCAGTTACCTGTATGGATTGCTTGACCATGAATGGAAGGAGGGCATGTCCCAGGAAGAAGCTGAG AAGTTTGTAGTTAAGGTAGTTTCCCTTGCTATGGCCCGTGATGGTGCCAGTGGAGGGGTAGTTCGTACAGTCACT ATAAATGCAGATGGTGTTTCAAGGAAATTTCACCCTGGAGATAAACTACCACTGTGGCATGAAGAGCTGGAACCCCAGAACTCGTTGCTGGACATTCTTGCGGCTGGGAACCCTGATCCGATGGTCCAGTGA